A window from Methanomicrobia archaeon encodes these proteins:
- a CDS encoding CBS domain-containing protein, with amino-acid sequence MKEKVAEIMDRDVITVHENDSVLDVAQVFKAKKIAGAPVLNDKEEVVGVISEADILKILDDSHWYTPIFTALYYLHLYGEGEEAHGIEQDVAKAHALKAKEIMSKDPQTVPPDALIDDAAQIMHATGFNRLPVVDETGTLRGIVTRADILASLYEH; translated from the coding sequence ATGAAAGAGAAGGTTGCGGAGATTATGGACCGGGATGTCATTACGGTGCATGAAAACGACTCAGTGCTGGACGTTGCACAGGTATTCAAAGCGAAGAAGATCGCAGGTGCGCCGGTTCTCAATGACAAGGAGGAAGTGGTTGGCGTGATCAGTGAAGCGGATATTTTAAAAATCCTGGACGATTCGCACTGGTACACGCCGATTTTCACCGCACTGTACTATTTACACCTCTACGGAGAAGGTGAAGAGGCGCACGGCATAGAGCAGGATGTAGCAAAAGCGCACGCGCTGAAAGCGAAAGAGATAATGTCCAAAGATCCGCAAACGGTGCCGCCCGATGCGTTAATCGACGATGCCGCGCAGATTATGCACGCAACGGGTTTTAATCGGCTGCCCGTGGTGGACGAAACAGGCACGTTGCGTGGAATCGTTACGCGAGCGGATATACTCGCTTCACTGTATGAACATTAG
- a CDS encoding CBS domain-containing protein, translated as MVTKAKVKVKELMTTDVIAFKPSDKIQQVAETFRVNRISGAPVIDDQRRVIGVISEADIMKLTATIPFPDIDPLNPFPVFSLSAYMKQVRDIQEEIATLFEGEVKDVMSRKPVTISPEDSISNAARIMRKNDFNRIPVVDADGKLVGLIARDDIIGVFAR; from the coding sequence ATGGTAACAAAGGCAAAGGTTAAGGTCAAAGAGCTGATGACCACGGACGTTATCGCATTCAAGCCGAGCGATAAGATCCAGCAGGTGGCGGAGACGTTTCGAGTGAATAGAATTAGCGGTGCGCCGGTGATTGACGACCAACGCCGAGTCATTGGCGTGATCAGTGAAGCGGACATCATGAAACTGACCGCAACGATCCCCTTTCCCGATATAGACCCGCTTAATCCGTTTCCCGTCTTCTCGCTATCTGCATACATGAAACAGGTAAGGGATATTCAAGAAGAAATTGCCACACTGTTCGAAGGCGAGGTGAAGGACGTGATGTCGAGAAAACCGGTAACGATTTCTCCTGAAGACTCGATCTCCAATGCTGCGCGGATAATGCGTAAAAACGATTTCAACCGGATTCCCGTGGTGGACGCCGACGGGAAATTGGTAGGGTTGATTGCACGGGACGATATTATCGGTGTTTTTGCACGGTAA
- a CDS encoding site-2 protease family protein, translating to MDVFYLTVMLYLFLIYWLIVLALDRKGILERYNISAVGPVLMIRTKRGERLLERLSTGTRRERFWRVYANIGTVLVLIAMVFMFVLVAYGTYATFMAHPEPTEINEPRNWLLIPGLNEFIPLSAWVGFVIALVVHELSHAVLSTVEKIKVKSMGLLVALVPIGAFAEPDSEQLFGEKEKEKKKRGEPGKEGIEARESKGTVKKVATSRERTRILSAGVTSNFCVAFVAFSLFFAILFSVQPISDNVLYVYDVAEGSLAASVGLESEMFITMVDGSPVTRLEELNTALRTQDETQITVLDRGGAERTLVVSDGSGSTGVYIVGVEDGLPAANEGLTGGMRIIRMDSVRITSYEDFSAFMDTTTPAQVIEIETDKKTVTVELAESPYTEQIGFLGVLVANSPLGTTIVNFPTQDYLDGLRNLPRSFITFSPGQWLNGWIWLTIMPIAPLPTGFGGFNPLLAHLYEPVSGAALLGSGIFWTADILFWTGWINFYVGLFNCLPAIPLDGGYVFREMLNPVLQLGIKEEKRKEKVAKAIASFIALFIFSSIVIMLAGPYVL from the coding sequence ATGGACGTGTTTTATCTGACGGTGATGCTGTACCTATTTCTGATTTACTGGCTTATCGTCTTGGCACTTGATAGGAAGGGCATTCTGGAGCGGTATAATATCTCCGCGGTCGGGCCCGTCTTGATGATACGGACGAAACGGGGGGAGCGCTTATTGGAACGGTTGTCTACCGGTACGAGACGGGAGCGATTCTGGCGTGTCTACGCGAATATCGGCACGGTTTTAGTGCTTATTGCCATGGTCTTCATGTTCGTCCTTGTCGCGTACGGCACGTATGCAACGTTCATGGCGCACCCGGAACCCACGGAGATAAACGAGCCGAGGAATTGGCTGCTTATACCGGGATTGAACGAGTTCATACCGCTCAGTGCATGGGTGGGCTTCGTGATCGCTTTGGTCGTGCATGAACTCTCGCATGCCGTCCTGAGCACGGTAGAGAAGATCAAAGTGAAGTCCATGGGGCTTCTGGTGGCCTTGGTGCCGATCGGCGCATTCGCAGAGCCTGACAGTGAGCAGCTCTTTGGCGAGAAAGAAAAGGAAAAGAAGAAGAGGGGTGAACCGGGGAAAGAAGGGATTGAGGCGCGTGAGTCGAAAGGGACGGTGAAGAAAGTAGCAACGTCTCGTGAGCGGACGCGTATACTGTCCGCAGGTGTGACCAGCAACTTCTGCGTGGCGTTCGTTGCGTTTAGCTTGTTCTTTGCTATTCTCTTTTCTGTACAGCCGATTAGCGATAACGTGCTGTATGTGTACGACGTTGCCGAGGGGAGTCTTGCGGCTAGCGTAGGCCTAGAGTCTGAAATGTTCATCACCATGGTTGACGGCTCACCGGTTACGCGTCTGGAGGAGCTGAACACCGCGCTGCGCACACAAGATGAGACGCAGATCACGGTACTGGATAGGGGCGGAGCAGAAAGGACACTCGTCGTGTCCGATGGTTCCGGAAGCACGGGTGTCTACATCGTCGGCGTTGAGGACGGCTTGCCTGCAGCGAACGAGGGTTTAACCGGTGGCATGCGCATAATACGGATGGATTCCGTGCGCATAACCAGCTACGAGGATTTCAGCGCGTTCATGGACACGACAACGCCGGCACAGGTGATAGAAATAGAAACAGATAAAAAAACGGTTACTGTGGAGTTGGCAGAGTCGCCGTACACCGAGCAGATCGGGTTCTTAGGCGTGCTCGTCGCCAATAGCCCTTTAGGAACAACAATCGTGAATTTCCCCACACAGGACTATCTTGACGGGCTGCGGAACCTGCCTCGGTCATTTATTACGTTCTCACCTGGCCAATGGTTGAATGGCTGGATTTGGCTGACCATTATGCCCATCGCGCCGTTACCTACGGGCTTCGGCGGTTTCAACCCGCTGCTCGCGCATTTGTACGAGCCGGTCAGTGGTGCGGCACTCCTCGGCAGTGGTATCTTCTGGACGGCCGATATCCTGTTCTGGACGGGCTGGATAAACTTCTACGTCGGCCTGTTCAACTGCCTTCCGGCCATTCCGCTTGACGGCGGCTACGTATTCCGCGAGATGCTGAACCCCGTGTTGCAGCTCGGCATAAAGGAGGAGAAGCGCAAAGAAAAAGTCGCAAAGGCCATTGCATCCTTTATCGCTCTTTTCATCTTCTCCTCAATCGTCATCATGCTCGCCGGCCCGTATGTGCTCTGA
- the pfkA gene encoding 6-phosphofructokinase, with translation MKRIGVLTSGGDAPGMNAAIRSVVRYGVHHNVEVIGIFRGYAGLIDGEVKALDHRSVSGIINRGGTILETARCDEFLTEAGQRKAVEVVKRNNIDALVLIGGDGTYRGGIQLWEKWHIPCVGVPATIDNDVSGTDITIGADTAINTALEATDKIRDTGTSMERIFVVEVMGRESGYIAIQVALASGAEEVLVPELSYELEDMAQDIAKGSLKGKKSWIIIVAEGEAKADDIAKMITDMTGLETRVAVLGHIQRGGNPTAQDRILATRLGAAAVDLLLNGEFCKAVGVQDGRVTAVEFQLAIKVKETNTIDSFYQLLRNLT, from the coding sequence ATAAAGCGTATTGGTGTGTTAACGAGCGGTGGCGATGCGCCTGGAATGAATGCGGCGATTCGGAGTGTGGTACGATACGGCGTGCATCATAACGTCGAGGTGATCGGGATCTTTCGCGGCTACGCGGGGTTGATTGACGGAGAAGTGAAGGCGTTGGACCACCGCTCGGTTTCGGGTATTATTAACAGGGGCGGGACGATTCTGGAGACCGCCCGCTGTGACGAATTTTTAACGGAAGCGGGGCAGCGAAAGGCGGTAGAGGTCGTAAAACGGAATAATATCGATGCGTTAGTTCTGATTGGAGGAGATGGCACGTATCGAGGGGGGATTCAGCTCTGGGAGAAGTGGCATATCCCGTGCGTCGGTGTACCGGCAACGATTGATAACGATGTTAGTGGCACCGATATCACTATTGGTGCGGACACCGCGATAAATACCGCCTTGGAAGCAACCGATAAGATTCGGGATACCGGCACGAGCATGGAGCGGATTTTTGTGGTCGAAGTCATGGGTAGAGAGAGCGGCTACATTGCGATCCAGGTTGCGTTGGCGAGCGGCGCCGAAGAGGTGCTGGTTCCTGAATTGAGTTATGAGTTAGAGGACATGGCCCAGGATATTGCCAAAGGGAGTCTCAAAGGAAAAAAGAGCTGGATTATTATCGTTGCGGAAGGCGAAGCGAAGGCAGACGATATTGCGAAGATGATCACCGATATGACGGGATTAGAGACACGAGTGGCGGTATTAGGCCATATTCAACGAGGAGGAAATCCCACCGCGCAGGATCGCATCTTGGCAACCCGGTTGGGTGCAGCCGCGGTCGATTTACTTTTAAACGGTGAGTTTTGCAAAGCAGTGGGCGTACAGGATGGTAGAGTTACGGCCGTGGAGTTCCAGCTCGCGATAAAGGTGAAGGAGACGAATACGATCGATTCGTTCTATCAACTATTGAGGAATTTGACATAA
- a CDS encoding class II fructose-bisphosphate aldolase has protein sequence MTEEGELDLDELVRELVLTETLKTKSEVFSTISHVAEAQGIFPASILPLYRARGRGDFSGFTVPAINLRTLTYDLARTIFRVAKRNHAGAFIFEIARSEIGYTAQRPLEYAGVCLAAALKEKWHGAVFLQGDHFQVNSKNYRQNSEEEIAKLRDLIREAIAAGFYNIDIDSSTLVDLSKKGLKEQQKLNYTVCADLTTFIRAIQPEGVEVSVGGEIGEIGKENSTPEELEAFMDGYQEALGPSLTGISKISVQTGTSHGGVVLPDGRIASVKLDFETLKTLSRLAREKFALAGAVQHGASTLPAEAFHTFPEVDTAEVHLATQFQNMVYESAYFPPELKEKVYAWLKENHRDEWHEGQTEEQFIYKTRKKALGPFKREIVGLEPEIRDAIAAEVEAKLNFLFKELKVVNTLSVVNRYITV, from the coding sequence ATGACGGAAGAGGGAGAATTGGATCTGGATGAACTGGTACGCGAATTGGTGCTAACCGAAACGCTAAAGACGAAATCAGAGGTATTTTCTACGATTTCGCACGTAGCAGAAGCGCAGGGGATCTTCCCCGCTTCTATCCTTCCCCTGTATCGCGCACGGGGCCGGGGGGATTTTAGCGGCTTCACAGTGCCCGCAATAAATTTGAGGACGCTTACGTACGATCTAGCACGCACCATTTTCCGGGTTGCCAAGCGGAACCACGCAGGCGCTTTCATCTTCGAGATCGCCAGAAGTGAGATCGGGTACACGGCGCAGCGTCCTCTGGAATATGCCGGCGTGTGCCTGGCTGCGGCGCTAAAAGAGAAGTGGCACGGCGCGGTATTTCTTCAAGGGGATCATTTCCAGGTGAATTCGAAGAACTATCGCCAGAATTCCGAGGAAGAAATAGCAAAACTGCGCGATCTTATCCGGGAGGCGATAGCAGCGGGCTTTTATAATATCGATATTGACAGCTCCACCCTGGTGGACTTGAGCAAGAAGGGACTGAAAGAGCAGCAGAAGTTAAATTATACCGTCTGTGCTGATTTGACTACGTTTATTCGGGCGATCCAGCCGGAGGGTGTCGAGGTTTCTGTTGGCGGTGAGATCGGCGAGATAGGAAAGGAGAACTCGACGCCCGAAGAGCTAGAGGCGTTTATGGACGGCTATCAAGAAGCATTAGGGCCGTCATTGACAGGAATAAGTAAGATCAGTGTGCAAACCGGGACGTCCCACGGTGGGGTGGTTTTACCGGACGGGCGCATTGCCAGTGTGAAGCTGGACTTTGAAACGTTAAAGACACTTTCGCGATTGGCACGCGAGAAATTCGCGCTAGCGGGTGCGGTGCAGCACGGCGCTTCGACGTTACCGGCGGAAGCGTTTCATACATTCCCGGAAGTCGACACGGCTGAGGTGCACTTGGCCACGCAGTTCCAGAATATGGTATACGAAAGCGCTTATTTCCCTCCTGAGTTAAAGGAGAAGGTGTATGCGTGGCTCAAAGAGAACCATCGGGATGAATGGCACGAAGGGCAGACGGAGGAGCAGTTTATTTATAAGACGCGCAAAAAAGCGCTGGGGCCCTTTAAAAGAGAGATTGTGGGCCTCGAACCGGAAATACGGGACGCGATTGCGGCAGAGGTCGAGGCGAAACTCAATTTCCTCTTTAAGGAGTTGAAGGTAGTAAATACGCTATCGGTTGTTAATCGGTATATAACCGTGTAG
- a CDS encoding formylmethanofuran--tetrahydromethanopterin N-formyltransferase codes for MEIEDTYCEAFDGLVARVCVTARDERRLKQAAYNATALPCTVFGESEGGIEQWLLGDKTPDGRKGALIQLWVNYGAADAPQKLEYEVSKRIRQGILVVPTTSVFNALASPDTFETMEQIGHCGDGYETVERRYGREVIAVPIMMGEFVIERSLGYKKGVMGGNVWFLCDSMKSALESGERAIAAIENVEGAVTPFGICSAGSKPETNYPEIGPTTNHWYCPTLTRQISDSKVPDGVQCIPEIVINGLSLDSVKDAMRAAIASVRDVKGVVKISAGNYGGKLGKSKIYLKELVE; via the coding sequence ATGGAGATAGAAGACACGTATTGTGAGGCGTTTGATGGGTTGGTTGCACGAGTCTGCGTTACCGCGCGTGACGAGCGGAGGTTGAAGCAAGCGGCGTATAATGCCACGGCACTGCCCTGCACGGTCTTTGGCGAGTCAGAAGGCGGAATCGAGCAGTGGCTGCTGGGAGATAAGACGCCAGACGGCCGAAAAGGCGCTTTGATTCAACTCTGGGTGAATTACGGTGCGGCGGACGCACCCCAGAAGCTGGAATACGAGGTGTCGAAACGGATACGGCAGGGAATCCTGGTCGTGCCGACGACGTCAGTCTTCAATGCGCTTGCTTCTCCCGATACGTTCGAGACGATGGAGCAAATAGGGCACTGCGGTGATGGTTACGAGACCGTTGAGCGTCGGTATGGAAGAGAGGTCATCGCGGTGCCGATCATGATGGGCGAGTTCGTGATCGAGCGCTCTTTAGGCTATAAGAAGGGCGTGATGGGCGGCAACGTGTGGTTCCTCTGTGACAGTATGAAATCGGCATTAGAATCAGGTGAAAGAGCTATAGCCGCGATAGAAAACGTAGAAGGTGCCGTGACGCCGTTCGGTATCTGCTCCGCAGGCTCGAAACCTGAGACGAACTATCCCGAGATCGGGCCGACGACGAACCATTGGTACTGCCCGACTTTAACGCGGCAGATAAGCGATTCGAAAGTACCGGACGGTGTGCAGTGCATTCCGGAAATCGTGATTAACGGCTTATCGCTCGATTCGGTAAAGGATGCGATGCGCGCAGCGATCGCGAGCGTACGGGATGTTAAGGGGGTGGTGAAGATCTCCGCGGGTAATTACGGTGGTAAATTAGGTAAGTCTAAGATCTATTTGAAAGAGCTGGTGGAGTGA
- a CDS encoding isocitrate/isopropylmalate dehydrogenase family protein encodes MKSYKIAVMRGDGIGPEIIEEGLKVLDAVSERENFELDWVEYPHGADHYMETGELLSEETLKELERYAAIYFGCIGDPRLEPGVLEQGILLALRFYFDQYVNLRPVKLLEGVRTPLADKGPADIDITVVRENTEDFYIGIGGRAKGSGSGSSGKTHDVLEIMRTLYQVKFDLDIETDSDELAYQIGVVTNEGCERVIRFAFELARATGKTKVTSVDKANVLTHCYGFWREVFTGVAKGYPEMETEFNFVDAITMWFVKNPEWYQVVVTPNMFGDIITDLGAMIQGGLGLAPGGNINPDGVSMFEPIHGSAPKYKGKNVSNPIATIWAGAMLLDTIGEKPAAEQVIAAIETVLREGKVRTYDLGGSSKTSEVGDAIVAKIRAQA; translated from the coding sequence ATGAAGAGCTATAAGATTGCGGTCATGCGTGGCGACGGGATCGGGCCGGAGATAATAGAAGAAGGGCTGAAGGTGCTCGATGCGGTCTCCGAGCGCGAGAATTTTGAACTCGACTGGGTGGAATATCCGCACGGTGCGGATCATTATATGGAGACCGGCGAGTTGTTGAGTGAGGAGACGTTAAAGGAGTTGGAGCGGTACGCGGCGATCTATTTCGGCTGCATCGGCGATCCGCGGCTGGAGCCCGGCGTCCTGGAGCAGGGGATACTGCTCGCGCTCCGGTTCTATTTCGATCAGTACGTGAATTTGAGACCGGTGAAGCTTCTGGAAGGTGTTCGCACACCGCTGGCGGACAAAGGACCCGCAGATATTGATATAACCGTGGTGCGTGAGAACACCGAGGATTTCTATATCGGCATTGGCGGCCGTGCAAAAGGCAGTGGCAGTGGTAGCAGCGGCAAAACGCACGACGTCTTGGAGATCATGCGGACGCTCTATCAGGTCAAGTTCGATCTGGACATCGAGACCGATTCGGACGAGCTCGCGTACCAAATCGGCGTGGTGACGAATGAGGGCTGCGAACGCGTGATACGGTTCGCCTTTGAACTCGCGCGTGCGACGGGTAAGACGAAGGTGACGAGCGTGGACAAGGCGAACGTCCTGACGCACTGCTACGGGTTCTGGCGCGAGGTGTTCACCGGCGTGGCGAAGGGCTACCCAGAGATGGAGACCGAGTTCAATTTCGTCGACGCGATCACCATGTGGTTCGTGAAGAATCCCGAGTGGTATCAGGTTGTCGTGACGCCGAACATGTTTGGCGATATTATCACGGACCTCGGCGCGATGATTCAGGGCGGCCTGGGCCTCGCACCGGGCGGGAACATCAATCCCGACGGCGTGTCCATGTTCGAGCCCATTCACGGCTCCGCACCAAAATATAAGGGCAAAAACGTCTCGAACCCGATTGCAACGATCTGGGCCGGCGCGATGCTGTTAGACACAATCGGCGAAAAGCCTGCTGCTGAACAGGTCATAGCAGCGATTGAAACGGTCTTGCGAGAAGGCAAGGTGCGCACCTACGACCTCGGCGGCAGCTCGAAGACGAGCGAGGTCGGCGACGCGATCGTTGCGAAGATCCGGGCACAGGCTTGA
- a CDS encoding DUF2254 domain-containing protein, protein MQDAKVALKNLVTQAKETYHKWEIRHLWPARILEYFLLSLLVSLVGAIFFKYFNLFQTNVDSARYMLSALVQTQAAIVAIVVTLTLIAVQLTAQAYSPRVIRIFRDNPDMWILLLFYVVSILYGLLVLKMIQTGNLRQITLFGSYLEYHLFSAYIAVAFTFFMLFPYMWNIINLLNPATIINRLAAEITKDSLLKSEEDPIQPIMDIVHGSIMKYDIATTRDGLRAVTDRVIELIDSDNDEKISKLFCDHLKRVCRLAIRRDDEESAIEVIKNLEIFGKSTAEKKLSEATRLAVTSLGMIGEAAAEKGFEVAAIQAAISLEKVGVASAEKILKDATKISVEFLFLIGCITVEKDFEDATGHVVVSLGTIGIRVAKNDLEDAVKRAAVSLLTIGIQATKKKFEVVRGEVADYLAQLTILRENVVKTVIRNIQSILTEEQRDPFSKIMDLYKPELQKLRAEQQQ, encoded by the coding sequence ATGCAAGATGCGAAAGTGGCTTTAAAGAACCTTGTCACCCAGGCCAAAGAGACATACCACAAGTGGGAAATCAGACACCTCTGGCCTGCACGGATTCTTGAATATTTCCTTCTTTCACTGCTAGTTTCATTAGTTGGGGCCATCTTTTTCAAATATTTCAATCTTTTTCAAACCAATGTCGACAGTGCCCGCTACATGCTTAGTGCACTCGTTCAAACTCAAGCGGCCATTGTCGCTATTGTTGTCACGCTGACCTTGATCGCCGTGCAGCTTACCGCACAAGCGTATTCGCCACGGGTCATTCGAATTTTCAGGGATAATCCTGATATGTGGATTCTTTTGCTCTTTTATGTAGTCTCAATATTGTACGGCCTCTTAGTTTTGAAAATGATACAAACCGGGAATTTAAGACAAATCACTCTTTTTGGGAGCTATCTTGAGTACCATCTTTTTTCCGCCTATATCGCAGTTGCGTTTACTTTTTTCATGTTGTTTCCCTATATGTGGAACATCATCAATCTTCTGAATCCTGCTACTATTATAAACCGCTTGGCAGCCGAGATTACCAAGGACAGCCTCTTAAAATCAGAAGAAGATCCAATCCAGCCCATCATGGACATCGTGCATGGTTCGATTATGAAGTATGACATTGCGACGACGAGGGATGGGTTAAGAGCAGTTACTGATCGGGTAATTGAACTTATTGATTCAGATAACGATGAGAAAATATCAAAGCTTTTTTGCGATCATTTAAAGCGAGTTTGTCGATTGGCAATACGCAGGGATGATGAAGAATCTGCCATAGAAGTTATTAAGAATTTAGAGATATTCGGCAAATCAACCGCAGAAAAGAAACTCTCAGAGGCAACAAGGTTAGCGGTAACTTCACTTGGGATGATTGGAGAAGCTGCGGCGGAAAAAGGATTTGAGGTCGCGGCTATTCAAGCGGCGATATCTCTTGAAAAGGTTGGGGTAGCTTCTGCAGAAAAAATTTTGAAGGACGCGACAAAGATATCAGTCGAGTTCCTCTTCCTCATAGGGTGTATTACCGTAGAAAAAGATTTTGAAGATGCAACAGGTCATGTAGTCGTTTCTTTAGGGACGATTGGAATTAGAGTAGCGAAAAATGACCTTGAAGATGCGGTAAAAAGGGCCGCAGTATCTCTTTTGACGATCGGGATACAAGCTACGAAAAAGAAATTTGAAGTTGTGAGAGGTGAAGTGGCAGACTATCTTGCACAACTAACAATTTTACGCGAAAACGTCGTTAAAACTGTGATTAGAAATATCCAATCAATCTTAACTGAAGAACAACGCGATCCGTTCTCAAAAATTATGGATTTGTATAAACCGGAACTCCAAAAGCTTCGCGCTGAGCAACAGCAATGA
- a CDS encoding rubrerythrin produces MLSEIPTDVENVDKEMRDREILRVGMIAELDAVNLYEQLAAMADDEMIKAVLLDIAKEEKTHMGEFQTLLLRKDKEQVEELAKGKEEVEELFE; encoded by the coding sequence ATGTTGTCCGAAATACCGACGGATGTGGAAAATGTGGATAAGGAGATGCGAGATCGGGAGATTTTGCGTGTTGGCATGATAGCAGAACTCGACGCGGTGAATTTGTATGAGCAGCTCGCGGCCATGGCCGATGATGAAATGATCAAGGCGGTGCTCCTGGATATCGCGAAAGAGGAGAAGACGCACATGGGCGAATTCCAGACCTTGCTGCTGCGAAAAGACAAGGAGCAGGTCGAGGAATTGGCGAAGGGCAAAGAGGAAGTGGAGGAGCTGTTCGAGTAA
- a CDS encoding desulfoferrodoxin, which translates to MKFGALLKGAEAEGKEKHVPEIEIGADTVRVIVGKEVPHPNTVEHHIEWLELYGVKANGQVVNLGRAEFAPTYTKPKAEFKVPVADFKTLCALEYCNIHGVWENCVEV; encoded by the coding sequence ATGAAATTTGGCGCGTTGTTGAAGGGCGCGGAAGCGGAAGGTAAGGAGAAGCATGTGCCTGAAATCGAGATAGGTGCGGACACTGTGCGTGTCATCGTGGGTAAGGAGGTGCCGCATCCCAATACGGTCGAGCATCACATCGAATGGCTAGAGCTGTACGGCGTGAAGGCGAACGGGCAGGTAGTGAATCTCGGCCGGGCCGAGTTCGCACCGACGTACACCAAGCCCAAAGCGGAATTTAAAGTGCCGGTCGCGGACTTCAAGACGTTATGTGCGCTTGAATATTGCAATATCCACGGTGTGTGGGAGAACTGCGTAGAGGTATAG
- the nifB gene encoding nitrogenase cofactor biosynthesis protein NifB: protein MSEEEAKYPYTTEVEGKKVPWDPAQLRKIQEHPCFSKDACHLFGRMHLAVAPKCNIQCNYCVRKFDCVNESRPGVTSKVLTPQEALERVGEVLEKVHYIKVIAVAGPGEPLFNEETFETFRLVKNEFPNLMRCLSTNGLLLPERVDDIEELGIGTVTVTLNAVDPKIGKEIYSFVNYHDTIYRGKEAAEILLRNQLEGIREAVKRKILIKVNTVLIPTVNDKHVVEVAKTVGEMGVYLQNIIPLIPQSKFAHISPPTPQEKKAIQDACSNYTRQMTHCRHCRSDAIGRLGHDIQDQFSD from the coding sequence ATGAGTGAAGAAGAGGCAAAATATCCATACACGACTGAAGTAGAAGGCAAAAAGGTCCCGTGGGACCCCGCACAGCTCAGAAAGATCCAGGAACATCCCTGCTTCAGTAAGGACGCCTGCCATCTCTTTGGGCGGATGCATCTCGCCGTGGCGCCGAAGTGCAATATCCAGTGTAACTACTGCGTGCGGAAATTCGATTGTGTGAACGAATCGCGGCCCGGCGTAACGAGCAAGGTGCTCACCCCGCAGGAAGCGCTGGAACGGGTAGGGGAAGTGCTGGAGAAGGTGCATTACATCAAGGTGATCGCCGTGGCGGGCCCCGGCGAGCCGTTGTTTAATGAGGAGACATTTGAAACGTTCCGACTCGTTAAGAATGAGTTCCCGAATCTCATGCGATGCTTGAGCACGAATGGATTACTCTTACCAGAGCGAGTAGATGACATTGAGGAGTTAGGCATTGGTACCGTAACGGTGACGCTCAATGCCGTCGACCCGAAAATCGGCAAGGAGATCTATTCGTTCGTCAATTATCACGATACAATCTACAGGGGTAAGGAAGCGGCTGAGATCCTGCTCAGAAACCAGTTAGAAGGTATTCGCGAGGCGGTGAAGCGAAAAATTCTGATCAAGGTGAATACGGTGCTCATTCCCACGGTGAATGACAAGCACGTTGTTGAGGTAGCGAAGACGGTAGGCGAGATGGGCGTTTATCTGCAAAATATCATACCGCTCATCCCGCAGTCCAAGTTCGCGCATATCTCGCCGCCAACACCGCAGGAGAAGAAGGCGATACAGGACGCATGCAGTAACTACACGCGACAGATGACACACTGCCGTCACTGCCGGTCCGATGCGATCGGGCGACTCGGGCACGATATTCAAGATCAGTTCTCGGATTGA